The segment CATTTGCGGCGTCAGCGAAGGATCGTTGGGATCGATCTGCCCGATATCGCGATAGAGCGCGCTTTGCGTACCGTACACGTCGACGAGACCCGTGTACCAGGCGCCCTCGTGCGCGCTCTTGACGTCGGAGACAGCCTGCTTTTGTTCGTCGGCCGTCACGTAGGTCAGCGCGTTGTCGTCGCCGGTCGCGACCTTGTCGTATTGCGTTTGTGCCTGCGAAAGCTCGCGCGACGCATCGGCCTCGTCCGCCCGGCGCGCGCCCGAAGGTTCCTTCTGCCACGCCGCGTAATCGGCTTTCGCATCCTGCAGGCGCAGTTTCGCCGCCTGCAGGCAGTATTCGTGGCGCAGCGCTTTCTCGAGATCGTCTTCGGTGCCGCCAAGGTTCTGGTCGGCCGTGTTCTTGGCCTGCGTAATGCTGTAGGCGTATTCGTCGCCCTGCTCCTGACGCTTGCCGTCAGGCAGTGCATTGTAGGCGGCGACTGTGTTCGTCGCGTCTTCGTCCTTTTGAGCGGCGATGGCGACCTGGAATGCTTTTTCGTTTGTGGCACGCTCCGGCGCCGTCTCCTTCGTCACGGCCTGCTGCGAGTCGGTCACGACCGCATCTAGCGTGGGATCGTCCGGGGCGAGCGCCCGGATAGCCGAAGCAGCGCTTGCAACGGCCTTTTTCGCGTCGTCGCCGCCATCGATCGCAACCCGCATCTGGTTTTGCACAGCCGCTTCGACAGCGCCCCAGGCTTGGGCTGCTTTCTTGTATTGGGCGTCGATATCGGCCTGCGATGCGCCGTTGTCGCGCAGCTTCAGCCATTGGGTGGTTTCGGCCTGCGCCGCTTTCAGCAAGGCGAGCGTCTGCGCCGCCGCGTCGGCGGCCGCCCGTTGCTGCGCCGTTTGCGCCGTGTTCGCCGTGTTGGCCGGCGGGCGCTTGGGCGTATCCGTATTCGAAGGGGGCGGCACGTAGGCCGTGCTTCCTCCGCCAATGGCCATCAATGACATTGTCGACACTCCGCAGATCGAGCGCCGCCACGCGGGATCCTGCCCCAGGCTCTGCGCACAGCCTCACATCATGGCTTTGGCAATATTTTCCGGAACGGCGTGATCGCGTAGTTTGGGGGGCCGCAACGGCGGGAACGCACGGCGATGCTACGAGGGCGCGCGCCCGCCCAACGCGGATTGCGCGCCGTGCAAGCCTGGGCGCGCCGGCGCCAATCCGCTCCCCGCAGCCGGACGGGCGAGGCCCGACGCCGGTTTCTCCGCCAGCCCGCGACGCTGGGCAGCCGACCGGCTCGGGCCCTCGCGTTGCTTGCGTTCGCTACCGAATGCGCATTTTTTTTCGGAGGGCAAACATGAAAGCAGTGGTATTTCACGGCATAGGCGATATCCGACTCGACACCGTACCCGATCCGACGCTGCAGGCGCCGTCGGACGCGATCGTCCGGCTCACGTCGAGCGCGATATGCGGCACGGACTTGCATATGGTTCGCGGTACGTTGAGCGGCATGAAGCCGGGCACGATCCTCGGGCACGAAGGCGTGGGTATCGTCGAAGAGGTCGGCGCGCAGGTGCGCAATCTGTCGAAGGGCGACCGCGTATTGATTCCGTCGACGATTTCCTGCGGATACTGTTCCTATTGCCGCTCGGGCTACACGGCTCAATGCGACAACGCGAATCCCAACGGGCGCCTCGGCGGGACTGCCTTTTTCGGCGGCCCGCAGGCAAGCGGCCCGTTTCACGGGCTGCAGGCGCAGTACGCGCGCACGCCGCTCGCGCATGCGAGCCTCGTGCGTCTGCCCGACGACATCGATGACGACCGCGCGATTCTGATGTCCGACATCTTTCCGACCGGCTGGTTCGGGGCGCAGCTCGCAGGCGTGCGCGTGGGCGATACGGTGGCCGTGTTCGGCGCGGGGCCGGTCGGTCAGTTCGCCATTGCAAGCGCGAAGCTCATGGGGGCCGGCCGCGTATTCGCGATCGACCGACTGGCGTCGCGGCTGACGATGGCGCGAGCGCAAGGCGCCGAGACGATCGATTTCGATCGGGAGGACCCCGTCGAGATGCTGCGGCAGTTCACGGGTGGCATCGGCGTGGATCGCGTAATCGATGCGGTGGGCGTGGATGCGGAGCGCGCGCAGGGCGGTCCGGCATCGAGCAGCGGCGCGGCACGCGCGTTCGACGCCGAGCTCAGGCAGGTTGCACCGCAGCACGCGCCCGAAGCGGATGCTGAAGACGGTAGCTGGAAGCCGGGAAGCGGGCCGACCCAGGCGTTGCAATGGGCCGTGCAGGCCGTGGCGAAAGCGGGAACGGTCAGCGTGATCGGCGTGTATCCGCCGAGTCTGACGACGTTCCCGATCGGCGAGGCGATGAACCGCAATCTCGTCGTGCGCATGGGCAACTGCAATCACCGCTCCATCATTCCGCATCTCGTCGAACTCGTGCGCAGCGGCGCGACGGATCCGACATCGATCCTCACGCAACGCGAGCCCATCATGCATGCGATCGACGCCTACAAGGCATTCGATGCGCGCGAGCCCGGCTGGATGAAAGTCAAGCTCGAGCCCTGAGCGCCCTCAGCGTATACGCGTGCGAGCCGCCTGCACCCGCTGCGTCGAGCCGTTCCCGGAAGTAGGCGGCGGTTTTGCGCAGGCCCTCGTCGAGCGACGTCGTGGGCTCCCAGCCCAGCAGCGCGCGCGCGGCGGAGATGTCGGGCTGCCGGTGCCACGGGTCGTCGATCGGCAGGGGACGAAAGGCGATCCGCTCTTCGGCGTCGGTTGCGTCGGTCCCATCGCTTGCATCGGTTGCGTCGAGCACGCGGCGCGCGAGCTCGATCATCGTGATCTCGTGCGGATTGCCGAGATTGACGGGATTGCAGCTTCCGTCGGGTGCATCCATCAGCCGCATGAACGCATCGATCATGTCGTCGACATAGCACAGCGAGCGTGTTTGGGCACCGTCGCCGTACACGGTCAGCGCGTCGCCCGACAGCGCCTGCACCATGAAATTCGATATCACGCGCCCGTCGGCCGGATGCATGCGTGGGCCGTACGTATTGAAAATGCGTGCGATTCGAACTTCGAGGCCGTATTGCCGACGGTAGTCGGCAAAGAGCGTTTCGGCGCAGCGCTTGCCCTCGTCGTAGCACGAGCGCGGACCGATCGGATTGACGTGCCCCCAGTAGTCCTCCTTTTGCGGATGCACGCGGGCGTCGCCATAGACTTCGCTCGTCGAGGCTTGAAATATTTTCGCCCGCACGCGCTTCGCGAGTCCGAGCATGTTGATGGCGCCGTGTACGCTCGTTTTCGTCGTGCGAACGGGGTCGTACTGATAATGCACGGGCGATGCGGGGCAGGCGAGGTTGTAGATCTCGTCGACCTCGACGTAAAGCGGGAACGTGATGTCGTGCCGCATCAGCTCGAAATTGCTGCGTGGAATCAGATGCGCGACGTTTTCGCGCGTGCCCGTGAAAAAATTGTCGACGCATAGTACGTCGTGGCCCGCTTCGACGAGCCGTTCGCACAGGTGCGAGCCTAGAAAGCCCGCGCCACCCGTGACGAGAATCCGTTTTCGATCGAGTTCCTTCACGTCGTCCCTCCGCTTGCTGTTCGAATGCCGTCGTATTGCCGATACGGCCGACAGGCAGCGCCGCCGCCCGGATCCTGCGGGCGCGTCGGGCCTTGCCTGCGGCGCTCAGTGCGTCACCTCGCGCAGTACGGCGCACCAGTCGTCCACGAATCGGCCGATCGCGAAACGCTCGAGTGCCGTGCGGCGTGCGCCGTCGCCGAGGCGCTTGGCCTCGCGCGGGTCGCGCAGCAGCGCTTGCATGGAGGCAACGAGTGCATCCGCGTCGGTTGCCACGAAGCCGTTCTCGCCGTTGCGTATCACCGTGGCCAGTTCCGTGGTCGCAAGTCCGACGATCGGCATGCCGATCGTCATCGCCTCGACGATCGCGAGGCCGAGGCTCGTCCAGCGGATCGGGTTGAAGAACAACCGGTAGCGGGCCGTAAACGCGGCGAGATCGAGATTGCCGACTTCGCCCAAGCCGCCGGCCTGCTCGGAATTCATGCCCACGAGATCGAGCGGCACGCGCGCCGATACCTGCTCGAAGACGTCCGCGCCGAGCCGCCGGCCGCGGCTCGCCAGATTATTGATGACGACGACGCCGCGCTCGAGCTCGCCCGTGTAGCGCACGCCCTCGGGCACGACGACACCGTGCTCGATGACGCGTGTGGGTGTGCCGCCGTTGTCCCACATCAGGCGGTTGAAATGCGTGACGTGCACGAGCAGCGTGTTTTCGTCGTCTACCCAGTGCCGTTCGCAAAACGCGTTGTTCTGCGGCGGGTCGTGCTCGAGATAGACGCGCGGCAAGCGGCGCTGCGCGTCGGACAGCACCGTCAGGCGGTCCTTGTCCCAGTGCTCGCGATGCTGGTAGAGCACGAGATCGAACTCGTGGGCAGGCACGTCCGCCGCGTCCACTTCGTGCACGTTGTCGCCCCAGGGCAGCACGCCCGTGCGCCCGGCATGCCCGGGCGGATTGCCCGGGCGCGTGACGAGCCAGAACTCGTGCGGTGCCTGTGTGAGGTAGTAGAGGTAGTTGCCGTGCACGTGCCAGGTCAGCACGCGCAGACGTCGCTCACGTCGCATGACTGCGCTCCTTTGCGCGCCGTGTGCGGCGCGCATGCAAGACACCCGGCGCCGCGGGACGCGCGCGCAGGCGCCGCGCCAGTTGCTCGAGCGCCGTGTCGACCACGCGCTCGACGCTCACGTTCAGCGCGCACGCGTGACCGTACGGGCAGTGGCGGAAAGAGCAGGGGCGGCAGGTCGGATAATCGGCCAGCACACGATGGCGTTCGCGGTCGAGCGGCGCCCACCTGCGCGTGTCGCTGCCTGAGGCGATGACGACGCTCGGCGTGCGCATGGCCGCCGCAACGTGCGAGATACCGGTGTCGTTGCAGACCACGAGCCGGGCGCGCGAGACGAGCGCGGCGAGCCCCCCGAGCGTCGTGCAGCCGGTCAGATGCAGCGCCGGTGCCGACATCGCGCCGAGCACGTCGGCGGTGATCGAGGTTTCGCTCGAGGTGCCTGTGATCGCGATCTGCCAGCCGTCGGCCGAAAGCGCGTCGCCCACCTCGGCGAAGCGCGCGGGCGGCCACCGGCGCGACGGCAACTGTGCGCCGGGATGCAGCAGCACGAGTCGTTCCGGCTCGATGCCGTGCGCTGTTTCCAGCGCGGCGTATTCGCAGCGATCGGGCGCCGTCAATGGAAACCAGAGCGTGTCGTCGGCGCCTTCGATGCCGAGCGCGCGGACGAGCGCAAGATAGCGGCGCGGCTCGGGCAGTACGTCGGGCCAAAGGATGAAGCCGGGCGCGGGCGCCTCGTGTGGCTGCAGGAAGCCCGCGCATGCCTCGGCGCCGAGCGATCGGACGATCGCATTGGCCGGCCCGCCGCTGCCGTGCAGCTGGATCGCGAGGTCGAAGCGGCGCTCGCGCATCGCCGCAAAAAAGCGGGGCAGGCCGGCATCCGTTTCCTCCTGTTCGGGAAAGCCGCGCGCCCCGGGGAACACGATCAGTTCGTCGACCAGCGTATCGAATCGCTCGACGAAGCGGGCGGCCCAGGGCAGCCCGATCAGGGCGATGTGCGCGCGCGGCCACGCGGCCCGCAGCGCTCGCAGGGCGGGTACGGCACACAGCATGTCGCCGAGTTGGAGCGCGCGGAAAATGGCGATGCGGCGCGGCGTCGGAAAGCGCGGTGAGCCGGGTGTCGTCGTAGTCACAGGAACCATATGCGGTAGCGAATGGCGCCGCGGATGCGCCAGTAGATGGAGAGGAACGGGATGACCGCCGAGGTGACGGCCATTTCGGCGACGTGCTTCCAATGCCGGCTGCGCGCGCGCATGCGCTGCGCGAAGAAGCGTGCGGTCAGCACGGCCCACACTGCGCCCGCGCTCGCGGCGACGCCATATGCCCCGCCGATCGCCGCGGCGCAGGCCGCCATCGCCGCGAGCACGATCGCGTAGTAGCGCCATGGTGCCGTGCGCGCGATTCGTGTCTTGTAGAGGTCGCGATGTTTGCTATAAAGCAGTGCTTCGAAGCAGCTCTTTTTCTGCTGCGAAAGACTCACGCCCCACCGCGCCGGCCGCACCGGATGCACGACGACGGCGTTTTCCGCTCGCACGATCTGTGCGCCCGTGCGCAGCAACGCAAACTGCAGATCGGAGTCTTCGCGCCATGCCGCGGTGAATCGTTCGTCGAATCCGCCGACGGCAGCCAGCGCCGCACGTCTGACGAATGCGTTCGCGGTGGCGAACTCGGCGCGCGCCAATCCGCTCGCGTCGGCTTCATAGTCGGTCGGCGCGCGGCCGATCGGCGCCACGGGCACCACGATCGCGCCCGACGCTGCCATCGCACCATCGGCGAGCGCGGCGAGGCCGGCTTCGAGCCAGCGGGCGTCGGGTATCGTGTCGTCGTCGGTGAATGCGACGATGGGTGCGCGGGCGCGGCGCCAGCCGGCATTGCGGGCGGCGGCCGGCCCTTGCGTCGCACTGATCGGCAGATAATCGACGTGTAAGCCGCGCGCGGCATGGGTATCGGCGACGTTCGCGACGAGTTCGCGCGTGCCGTCGTCGGGCCCGTCGTCGCATACGACGATTTCGTAGCAGTCGGGCGGCAGCGTTTGCGCGGCGAGCGCGCGAAGGCAACGCCCGAGCAGATCGGGCCGCCGCCAGGTGGGCACGACGACCGATACGCGCAGCGCCAGCGCCTCCGCGCACCGGTCGGCGCACGCGCGCTGCGTGCCGCCCGTTTGCGGCGCGAGCGTCGTTTCGCGTTCGAGCGGCTCGAGGGTCGTTTGCTGCTCGCGAACGTTCATGAGCGGCTCCCTCGCGCAACGTCCTTGCGGATCAGGAACGGCCCGATCACGAGCGCATCGAGCGGCGAGGTCCAGAACGATTCGAGCGCGTCGCGCGGCGAATTGACCATCGGCTCGCCGCGCGTGTTGAACGACGTATTGACGAGGATCGGTACGCCGGTGCGCGCGTGAAACTCCGCGAGCAGATCGTAGTAGAGCGGGTGCTGCTGCCGGTTGATGGTCTGCACGCGCGCTGTGCCGTCCACATGCCGCACGGCCGGAATGCGCTCGGCCCGCTCAGGCCGTACGTCGAAGATGAAAAGCATGAAGGGGGCGGTGCGTGCGCCGACGAACCAGTCGGCGGCCAGCTCTTCCATGACCACGGGCGCCACCGGCCTGAAGTCTTCCCGATCCTTGATCTCGTTGAGCTTTGCCTGCATTTGCGGGTCGACCGGCGACGCGAGAATCGAGCGCGCGCCGAGCGCGCGCGGCCCGAATTCGGTTCGGCCCTGGAACCAGCCGATTACCTGCCCCGAAGCGAGCAGATCGGCCGTTTGCGCCGCAACGTCGGTGAGCCGCTCGAAAGGCACCTTCGACCAGCGCAGGAATTGCTCGATCTCGGGGTCTGAATAAGCCGGGCCGAGATAGGCGTGATCCATGGCCCAGCGGCGCTCGTGATCGCCGAGCCGGCCGCGCTCGCGCCAGTCGATCCATAGCCCGGCGCCGAGCGCGGTACCGGCGTCGCCTGCCGCCGGCTGTACCCACACTTCGTCGAACGGCCCTTTGTCGCGAATGCGCGCGTTCATGACGCAGTTCAGCGCCACGCCGCCGGCCATGCAAAGACGCGGCAATCCAGTACGCGCGTGCAGCCAGTTCGCGAGTTCGAGTACGGTTTCCTCGAGCACCAGCTGCAACGAGGCGGCGATGTCGTAATGGCGCTGCTCGAGCGGGCCGCCGCGCTCGCGCGGTGCGCCGAAACGCTCCACGAGCCGCGGCTCGTCCACGGTATAGCTGCCGTCGCCGCGGTAGCGGACGATTTCGCGGAAGACGTCGGCATAGGCGGGTGTGCCGAAGGCGCCGAGCGCCATGACCTTGTACTCGTCGGACGAGTGCAAAAAGCCGAGCCATGCGGTCACGGCCTCGTAGAGCAAGCCGAGCGAATGCGGCAGTTCGACTTGCTTGAGCCGCTTGTAGTGCCCGCCGGCGAATTGCCCGAGGCTCGTCGTCACGCCTTCGCCGCGCCCGTCCATCGTGAGTACGGCCGTGTCGCCATAGGGCGCAGCGAGAAACGCACTCGCTTCGTGCGCGAGATGATGCTCGACGTAGTGCCAGGCGAACCGGTGCCCGTCTTCGGGGGCGCGAAAGCGTCTGGCGAGATGGTGCGGGGCGCCGTCGACGAGTTGGTCGCGCGCGTTGACGATATAAGTCAGAAAAAGCGGATCCCACGGCGAGGCCGACGGGTCGGCCGGCCGGTGCAGCGAAGGCTGCAAGGGCAGCGGGACCGTCGCGCCGCCGCGCGTGGTGGACGGCATCGCCGGCAGCAGCGACGGATCGTAGGAGTAGGCCACATGGTCGATGTCGGCGAGCGTGATGCCGGCCTCGCGCAGGCAGTAGTCGATGGCATCGAACGGCAACTGCCACGTGGAGAACGGCACGGGCCGCTTGGCGTGCTTGACGTGCGTGAATCGCTCGTCTTCCGCGGCGGCGATGACGACACCGTCGTGCACCAGGGCTGCGGCACTGTCGTGATAGACGGCATTGATTCCAAGGGTGTACATGGCTGCACTCGTCGAAGGTCGAAACTGAAAGGTCAAAACGGCAGGTCCGCCGCATGAGGCGCAGTGGTCGGATGCACGCGCTCGGCTTCGGCCGGCAGCCTGCCGTCCTTGAGCGCGAGTTCGAGCGCGGCGCTCGCCACTTCGGTGGCCGGCACGCCGAGCAAGCAGGCGTGATGCCCTTTGGGACAGACACTGCGGTAGCACCAGCGGCAATCCACATCGCGAAAGAGCACGCGCTGCTCGGTTTGCCAAGGGGTGTGCTGCGGGTTCGTCAGCGCATAGAGGTCGACCACGGGGGTGCCGAGCGCGGAGGCCAGATGCACGGGCCCGCTGTTGTTGGCGATGAGAACAGCCGCGCGTTCGATCAGCGCGGCCAGCTCGCCGATGCCGAGCTGGCCGGACAGATCGTGCAGGCGTGGTTGCGCCGATGGGCCCGCCGCCGTCATGACCTCGCGAATCAGATTGCGCTCGTCTGCGGCGCCGGTCAGCAGGATCGGCAGTGCCGTCAGTCGGGCAAGGCGCGCGGCGGCTTCGCCGAAGCGCTCGGGCGGGTAGCGACGCGATGCCGCGCTCGCACCCGGGTGAATGACGAACCACGGGCCGTGCGGCGCGATGCCGCGCGCAATGAGACGCCGCGTGAGGGCACGCCGTTCGCGCGCACCCAGGTCGAAGCGCATGCGCGGGTCGGCCGTCGTCGCGCCGATCTTCGCAACGAGATCGAGCTGCCGCTGTGCCTCGTGCCGCAGGCCGCCTTGCGGCTCGGTTTCGCATACCCAGTCGGTGAGCAGGTCGTAGGGGTTCTCTCGGCAGTAGGCGAGCCGCCGCGGAATGCCGGCCAGATGGCACAGCATCGCGGCGGGCAGCGGGTTCTGGCTGTACACGGTGAAGATGACGGCTGCGTCGAAGTTCCGTGTGCGCAACGTGTGCACCATCGCGAGATCGGCCATTGGATCGGGCGGGCTGGCGAAGCCGTGCCAGGGCGCGTCATAAGAGATCGCTTCATCGACATCGCGCAAGAACGGCGCGACATCCGCGCCGACCGACGAGCTCAGCAATGTCACGTGTCGTCCCGGCACCGCATGGCGCAAGGCGTGTATGGCCGGCGTAGTCATGAGCACGTCGCCGAGCCGGTCCAGGCGCACACAGAGGATCCGCTTCACGTCCGGGCCCCAGGGCGCGAGCGTCGATTCGCGCCCGTTCGCATGGGCGAGCACCGGCGCGATCGAAAAAGGCAGGCCGTTCATGAGCGCTCTCCGCTCGCGGGCGCGGCGGGCGACGCGTTCTTCGATTCGGCACACTCGTAGGCGGCAATGGCGAGCGCGGCGCGATGCAGGTCCGGTGCCCGCAGCGTCGGGCGGCGCAGCGGGCCGTCGCGCCACTCCGTTTCGTTCCCGTTGTCGACGAGTGCCGTGCGGCAACCCGCGCGTGTGCCCGCTTCGACATCGTCGAGAATGTCGCCGACGAACCAGCTTTGCGCCAGATCGAGCGCGTGTTCGCGCGCGGCACGCACGAGCAGTCCAGGAGCGGGCTTTCTGCAAGTGCAGGATACGGCGTACTGCGCGACGGTGCCCGCGGGATGATGAGGACACCAATAGGCGGCGTCGAGCGTGGTACCGCACGCGGCGAACATCTCGCGCAGCCGCGCTTGCACGGCGCCGAGCGCCTCATAGCGAAAGCGCCCGAGCGCGACGCCGCTCTGATTGCTGATGACGATGAGCCGGAAGCCATGCGCCGCGAAGAGCGCGAGCGCTTCGGCCGCGCCGGGCGCGAACCGCATCAGCGAGGGAGCGACGTTGTAGGGCACGTCGTCGAGCAGGGTTCCGTCCTTGTCGAGCAAAACGGCACGTTTTTTCATGGCGTTCGGCTGCCCTCATCCACGGCCCGCAGCCGCGCGCACGCTGGCCGCTTCGGGGGCGCGCCGGTCGCGGCGCGTTTCGGCGGCGACGGTTTCGTCGGCGACGGTTTCGTCGGCCGGCACGCGCGCCACGCGCCGATAAACGTCCTCCAACTGTTGCGCCACCCCCTTCCACGTGAATTGCGCATGCGCGCGCTCGTGTCCCGCCTGGCCCATGCGGTCGGCCAGCGCCGGGTCGTGCGCGAGGCGTGCGAGCCGCTCCGCCAGTGCTTCGGGGTCGCGGGGCGGCACCAGGAAACCGGTTTTGCCGTCAACGACCGTATAGCGGATCCCCCCCACGTCGGCGCCGACGACGGGGCGTGCGCAGGCCATTGCTTCGATCGGTGTGATGCCGAACGGCTCGTACCACGGCGTGGTGACGAAGACATCGGCGGCGCCGTAGAACTCGCGCAACTGGGCGCGCCCACGCCGTCCGACGAACGTTACGTGTTCGCTCGCGCCGCAGGTCGCGGCCACTCCGCGCAGTCGCGCGATTTCGGGCGTGGCGATTTCATTCGGCAGATCGGCATTGCCGCCGACCACATACAGATGCGCATCGACGTTTTCGCGCTGGCGCAGCAGCGCGTGTGCACGCACGACGTTGTCGATGCCCTTGCGCGGTACGAGGCGCCCGAGCTGCAGCACGGCGAACTGGCTGCTCGGCCAACCGAGCGCGGTGCGGGCACCCGCGCGGTCGGTCGGCACGAACTCGGCGGGGTCGAAGCCGCAGGGCACGATTTCGATGCGGGCCGGATCCATTGCGTAGTGCTCGCGAAGATCGGCGGCATCCTGAGGGCACTCCGCGATGACGAGATCCGCCTCGCGCACGAGCCGCTCCTCGATCGAAAAGCGCGCATCGGGGAAGCCGTCGTCGGCACCCTGATGCAGCCGGCGGACCTTGCCAAGCGCATGAAACGTCATGACGAGCGGTACGCCGAGCGCGTCTTTTGCCTTCAGCGACGCCAGCCCCGACATGAAGAAGTTCGCGTGAATGACATCGTAGAGCGTGCGTTCCTGCCGGCAAAAGCCCAGCAGGAAATCGGCGAATGCCGGCATATACGGCAGCAACGCTTCTTTCGGCATTTGCGTGGGCGGGCCGGCCGGTACATGGACGACGCGCACTCCGTCCATATCGGACACGGCCGGCAGCAGCGCGCGGTCGCGCCGCGTGAACACATCGACCTGGTGACCGGCGCGGCGCAACTGCCGCGCGACGTTGGCCACGTAGATGTTCTGTCCGCCGCTGTCGACGCCCCCAGCCACGGCGAGCGGAGACGCGTGTTCACTGACCAGTGCGATTTTCATGAGCAGTCCTTGTGATGGTAACGGCGCCTGACGTGCTTGCCCGACGCGCCTCGCGCGCCATCGGCGCGCACAGCGTTCGAAGCCGTTCGAGCATGTGCTGTGCCCATCGTCGAGAACCGACGAGTCAAACGTGCAGAAGCGTTGCATCGCGACGCAACGCTTCTGTGATCTTTACCGCCCGGCGGCGCGGGGCGCGCCGCTCTTACAGGGATGAATGTAATTACGCGATGGGCGGTGCACGCCGTGCCGTACCGGCATTGGCATCGGTTAGCGTTCCTTGGTCCATTGGGGCGGGTTTGCCGGGAGAGCTTCTTGCTGACCGCCTCTGCTGCCTCGCGCGTATTGCGCGTATTGCGCGTGTTGTTCGGCGAGCAAGATCGAAGGCCGCACAGCACAGCGGGAAGAACAGGAGGCCGAAACCCATGAGCGCGCGCATTTCGGTGGTGGTGCTGACGCACAATCGCGTGGACGAAGCGACTCGCACCGTGGCGCATTTGCTCGCGCTGCCCGAGCGGCCGCCCATCATCGTGGCCGATAACGGCTCGACCGACGGCACCGTTGTCGCACTGAGACGCCGCTTCCCCGAGATCGACGTCGTGGAGTGCGACGGCAATCTCGGCGCCGCGGGGCGTAACGTGGCCGCCGGGCGCGCGCATACGGAGTACATCGCGTTCAGCGACGACGACACGCAATGGGCGCCGGGGTCGCTCGAAGAGGCCGTGCGCGTGCTCGACGCAGCGCCCGACGTGGCGGTTCTTTCGGGCAAGGTGCTCGTCGGCGACGCGGGCCAGCTCGATCCCACATGCGTGCTCATGAGCGAAAGCCCGCTATCGCGCGCGGGCCTGCCCGGCCCCGCGCTCGTTGGCTTCATGGCGGGCGCCTGCGTATTTCGGGCGAGCGCGTTTCGCGCCATGGGGGGGTATGAGCCGCATCTTTTCATCGGCGGCGAGGAGGAGCTGCTGTCGCTCGATCTGCTCGATGCGGGACACGCGATCGTCTATTGCGGCACGATCGCCGTCACGCATCGTCCGTCGTCCACGCGGGATGCGCCGCTGCGCCGGCTCATGCTGGCGCGTAACGCCGCCATCGTGGCGTGGCTGCGCTTGCCGGCCAGCGAAGCGATCGTTCGCACGTGGCGTGCATTGGCGGTATTCGTGCGCGAGCGCCGCCTCGCGGCACGCGCGTGGCCGTTCTTGCGCGATATCGGCTGGGCGCTGAAGCGTCGCCGCGCCGTCGGGGCGCCCGTTCTCGCCATGCGCCGTCGGGTTCTCGACGCGCAGCGCGGTGCGGGTGCCGCACTTGCATTTCAGCCGCGCGAAGGCGGAGGGCGGTAGCGGGTGCGGTGCTTGGCCAACAACCGCCAGTAGCGTTCGGGTTCGGCAAGATCGTGCGGATACGCATCGTCGAGCGCGCGCAACTGACTGCGATAGGCGCGCACGCTGCGCCACTTCGGCGCCGCGGCGCGCGCGCCGGTGAGCGGTGCGAGCGCATCGGGCAACGTGGCATCGAGTTCGAAGCCGCGGCGGGCCAGTGCTTCGCGGCGCGCACGCATCTCGTTCGGGATGCGCCGATAAAGCGCGTCCTCGTACGCGACGGCTGACGGCAGTGCGCCGCGGGCCAGCAAGTCGCACACGGCGTCGGACGCGAGCCGGTGGTCCGAATGGAACAGCCCGAGCGGCGCGACGACGGGCGGGCTGTCCGCCGCGCGCCACGCGTCGAGCAGTGCGTCGGCGATGGCCTGCATCGACTGCGGGGTTTCGTATTGGCTATCGAGAAAGCCGAGCCGCACGCCGCGCGCGGCGAGTATGGAGAGCGCCCGATCGTCTTCGCGCCGGCGCGCCTCGAGGGCGGCGTCCGAATGCGCAAAGCCCGCGCTGCGGTCCCATGAGGTCGACATGGGCAATGACGGGCGGCCGGCGAACACCGTGCAGACCACGGACCCGGGATGGAGCGCGAGCAGCGTGCCGCATCCGAACGCGGCATCGTCGAAATGCGGCGAGACGACAAAAAGGGGAAGGGCGGTCATGGCGGTGGAGGCAGTCGGCGGATAGCGGAGCGCGAGAGCAGGCAGCGCCGCAAGGGCGGTGCCCGGCGCTGCGGTACCA is part of the Trinickia caryophylli genome and harbors:
- a CDS encoding glycosyltransferase family 9 protein, which produces MKRILCVRLDRLGDVLMTTPAIHALRHAVPGRHVTLLSSSVGADVAPFLRDVDEAISYDAPWHGFASPPDPMADLAMVHTLRTRNFDAAVIFTVYSQNPLPAAMLCHLAGIPRRLAYCRENPYDLLTDWVCETEPQGGLRHEAQRQLDLVAKIGATTADPRMRFDLGARERRALTRRLIARGIAPHGPWFVIHPGASAASRRYPPERFGEAAARLARLTALPILLTGAADERNLIREVMTAAGPSAQPRLHDLSGQLGIGELAALIERAAVLIANNSGPVHLASALGTPVVDLYALTNPQHTPWQTEQRVLFRDVDCRWCYRSVCPKGHHACLLGVPATEVASAALELALKDGRLPAEAERVHPTTAPHAADLPF
- a CDS encoding D-glycero-alpha-D-manno-heptose-1,7-bisphosphate 7-phosphatase; the protein is MKKRAVLLDKDGTLLDDVPYNVAPSLMRFAPGAAEALALFAAHGFRLIVISNQSGVALGRFRYEALGAVQARLREMFAACGTTLDAAYWCPHHPAGTVAQYAVSCTCRKPAPGLLVRAAREHALDLAQSWFVGDILDDVEAGTRAGCRTALVDNGNETEWRDGPLRRPTLRAPDLHRAALAIAAYECAESKNASPAAPASGERS
- a CDS encoding glycosyltransferase family 4 protein is translated as MKIALVSEHASPLAVAGGVDSGGQNIYVANVARQLRRAGHQVDVFTRRDRALLPAVSDMDGVRVVHVPAGPPTQMPKEALLPYMPAFADFLLGFCRQERTLYDVIHANFFMSGLASLKAKDALGVPLVMTFHALGKVRRLHQGADDGFPDARFSIEERLVREADLVIAECPQDAADLREHYAMDPARIEIVPCGFDPAEFVPTDRAGARTALGWPSSQFAVLQLGRLVPRKGIDNVVRAHALLRQRENVDAHLYVVGGNADLPNEIATPEIARLRGVAATCGASEHVTFVGRRGRAQLREFYGAADVFVTTPWYEPFGITPIEAMACARPVVGADVGGIRYTVVDGKTGFLVPPRDPEALAERLARLAHDPALADRMGQAGHERAHAQFTWKGVAQQLEDVYRRVARVPADETVADETVAAETRRDRRAPEAASVRAAAGRG
- a CDS encoding carbamoyltransferase family protein; protein product: MYTLGINAVYHDSAAALVHDGVVIAAAEDERFTHVKHAKRPVPFSTWQLPFDAIDYCLREAGITLADIDHVAYSYDPSLLPAMPSTTRGGATVPLPLQPSLHRPADPSASPWDPLFLTYIVNARDQLVDGAPHHLARRFRAPEDGHRFAWHYVEHHLAHEASAFLAAPYGDTAVLTMDGRGEGVTTSLGQFAGGHYKRLKQVELPHSLGLLYEAVTAWLGFLHSSDEYKVMALGAFGTPAYADVFREIVRYRGDGSYTVDEPRLVERFGAPRERGGPLEQRHYDIAASLQLVLEETVLELANWLHARTGLPRLCMAGGVALNCVMNARIRDKGPFDEVWVQPAAGDAGTALGAGLWIDWRERGRLGDHERRWAMDHAYLGPAYSDPEIEQFLRWSKVPFERLTDVAAQTADLLASGQVIGWFQGRTEFGPRALGARSILASPVDPQMQAKLNEIKDREDFRPVAPVVMEELAADWFVGARTAPFMLFIFDVRPERAERIPAVRHVDGTARVQTINRQQHPLYYDLLAEFHARTGVPILVNTSFNTRGEPMVNSPRDALESFWTSPLDALVIGPFLIRKDVARGSRS
- a CDS encoding glycosyltransferase family 2 protein translates to MSARISVVVLTHNRVDEATRTVAHLLALPERPPIIVADNGSTDGTVVALRRRFPEIDVVECDGNLGAAGRNVAAGRAHTEYIAFSDDDTQWAPGSLEEAVRVLDAAPDVAVLSGKVLVGDAGQLDPTCVLMSESPLSRAGLPGPALVGFMAGACVFRASAFRAMGGYEPHLFIGGEEELLSLDLLDAGHAIVYCGTIAVTHRPSSTRDAPLRRLMLARNAAIVAWLRLPASEAIVRTWRALAVFVRERRLAARAWPFLRDIGWALKRRRAVGAPVLAMRRRVLDAQRGAGAALAFQPREGGGR